TCAGCGCGCGGCCGTGAGGGCGATCTCTATGCGCCAGCCCGGGTCGACCAGGCCGGCGACCTGCACGCACGCGCGCGAGGGCGCGCTCCCCGGCGGGATCCAGGCGTCCCACACCGCGTTCATTGCCGCGCAGTCGGCCAGGTCGGTCAGGTAGATCGTGGCCATCAGGATGCGCGAGCGGTCGCTCCCCAGCCGCTGGAGCTGGCGGTCGATGCTGTCGAGCACCTCGCGCGTCTGGGTGGCGATGTCGGTGGCGCTGGTCGCGGGGACCTCGACGAGGTGGATGACGCCGGCGTGGATGACGGCGTCGGCGTAGCGGGCGGTGACGCCGTGACGTTCGATGTCTGACATGAGGGGGCTCCGGTGAGGGTTCTGGAAGCGCGCGAGTATAGGCCAGCGCGGAGGCGGTCAGCTCAGCGCCCAGGCGAGCGCGGCGTAGCGCAAGCCCTTGCCGAGCGCCATCCACGCCAGGCAGGCGAACCAGTTCAGGCGCAGCACGCCGGCAGCGGCGCACAACGCGTCGCCGATCAGCGGTACCCATGACAGCACGAGCGCGAGGCTGCCCCAGCGCTTCACGATCGCAAGCCGTGGCGTGAGCTCCTTGCGCGGCACCAGCCGGCCGAGCAGGTAGGTGCTCATGCCGCCGGCCGTGTTGGCGGTGGTGGCAGTGACGAGGGCCGCGAGCGAAAGCTCGGGACGCAGCACGACCACGCCGGCGAACACCGCCTCGGAGCCGCCGGGGAGCAGGGTCGCGGCGAGAAAGGCGGAGAGCGCGAGGCCGCCGAGCGTCGCCAGGTCGCTGCTCACCATGATGCGGCCTGCTCGGATCGGACTCGGGGTGCAGGGGTCTTTCGCGAAATGACGAATGGATTGACGGGAAATAATGCCATATGCAAAATCCGGATACGCATTCCGCGTAAAACGTGATCAGGGAGAGAATCGATGAAGAGCATCGTCGGCGCCGTGTGCGCCACCCTTGCCGTGCTGGCGCTGACCCCCTCGCAAGCCTGGGCCAATCCGCAGCACGAGCGCATGAAGCGCTGCAACGCCGAGGCGCGGGAACAGGTACTGAAGGGGGACGCGCGCAAGGCGTTCATGAGCACCTGCCTGCGCGGGAAGCACGACGCAGCGGCACCCGCAGCGCCGGCTGCAGCCCAGCCCGCGCTAGCGCCGGCCACGGGCGCCGGTCCGGAGGCGTCCGCGGCGGCCGTCTCGGCTGCGGCGTCCCCGCTCGCGGCTTCGGCTGGCGTTGGCGGCGCCGCAGCGCCCGCGCTTGCCGCCGCGGATGCGCCTTCCGTCGATGACACGGCGCGCACCAAGGCCTGCAACCAGTCGGCGACCGAGCAGTCGCTGCGCGGCGCCAAGCGCAAGGCCTTCATCGCCGAATGCCTCAAGGGCTGAGCAGCCGCCGGGTCGAGATCGAGCGCGCGTCGCGGCCTCGCCGCGGTGCCGCTCGGCTGTCGCGTGCGCCGAGCGCGCACGCTCACACGATGTCGAAGAACACCAGGTCGCGCTCGACCTCGTCCGCAGAAAAGCCGCAGCCGAGGCGGCCGGGGCGATTGAGCACGATGTGGTCCTGTTTGATGTGGCGTTCGGGCTGGCCTTCGATCGCGACGTAGGTGCCGTTGGTGCTGTGATCGAACAGCACGAACCCTTCTCGACGGCGTTCGATGCGCGCATGCTGGCGCGACGCGCGCGGGTCCATGATGCTCACGTCGTTGGCGAGCTCGCGGCCGAGCAGCAGCACCGGGCGCAACTCCTCCACGAACAGCACGTCCGCCTGGTGGCGCAGGCGAAGCCGGGTGCTCAAGCGGGCAGCGCCGGGAATCGAGGTCACCAGGCCGCTGCGATGGCCGAGCGCATAGACCGGCCACTCCAGGCTGGCCCATTGCGGGCCGCTCAGCGGCTGCGCGCCGACCAGCGCGCGCGTGGCGCTGCTCGCCACCATCACCGCCGTCCCCGAAACCAGGCCCTGCTCCGGTTCGCACAGGCCGGCGAGCTGGCGCGCGCGTTGCACGCCGTCGCCTCCGGGCTCGACGCGCTCGGCACCCACGCCGTTCGCCTCGCCCTCGACGATCCCGTAGTGCAGGCCGAGGCGCACCGGTTGGTGGGCGCCGCGCAGCGGAGGCAGGTTGCGGATGCGCTGCTGCGCGTCGCTGGCGGCCTGGATGCCGGCGTCGCTGCGGTCGAAGACCGCCACCGTCTGCGCAGGCTCCGATGTCAGGATCCGTCCGCCTTGCGCCGCGATCGCGCGCTCGATGCGGTTCGCGCAACGTTCGGCGGCATGGCGCGCTTCCTCCTCGCCCAGCCGGTCGGCAAGGGCGCCGTCCCAGTGGTGCAGGGCGACGAGGACACAGAGGTTCTTTCGCTCGGACATCGATGACGGTTCCGGTTGGTCGCAGCGAATGGTGCGCTTGTTCAATGATGGTCAGGCGATGCGCGTGCCGCAAGGACGTTCATCCGCAGCGCGTACCTGCGCTCGCGCCCTGGGGGCGTCGAATCAGTCCGCTGCTTCGCCGGGGCGGAACAGGCGCACCGTCTCGGCGCGCGCGGCGGTCGGCAACTCGATCGGATCGAAGGCGGTGTCGCCTTCCTCCACCACGGTCTGCTGCGTGAGGCCGACGAAGTCGAACAGGCGCGCATCGGCCAGGTGCGAGGGCACGACGTTCTTCAGGGAGGTGGCGAGCGACTCGATGCGCCCGGGGTAGTCGCGCGCCCAGCCCTGCAGCATGGCCTTGATCTGCTTGCGCTGGGCGTTCTCCTGCGAGCCGCACAGGTTGCACGGGATGATCGGGAAATCCATCGTGCGCGCGAAGCGGGCGATGTCGGCCTCGGTACAGTAGGCGAGCGGGCGGATCACCACGTGGTTGCCGTCGTCGCTGACCAGCTTTGGCGGCATGGCCTTGATCTTGCCGCCGAAGAACATGTTCAGGAACAGCGTCTCGAGCATGTCGTCGCGGTGGTGACCGAGCGCGATGCGGGTGGCGCCGATCTCCTTCGCGGTGCGGTAGATGATGCCGCGGCGCAGGCGCGAGCACAGCGAGCAGGTGGTCTTGCCCTCGGGGATCTTGTCCTTGACGATCGAGTAGGTGTCCTCGGTGACGATGCGGTACTCGACGCCGATGGATTCGAAGTAGGCCGGCAGCACGTGGTCGGGGAAGCCGGGCTGCTTCTGGTCGAGGTTCATCGCCACGATCCGGAAGTCCACCGGCGCGCGCTCGCGCAGCGCGAGCAGGCAGGACAGCAGGGTGTAGGAGTCCTTGCCGCCGGAGACGCACACCATCACGGTGTCGCCGTCGCCGATCATGTTGTAGTCGCCGATGGCCTCGCCGACGCCGCGCTCGAGCTTCTTCTTCAGGCGCAGGAAGGTGTTGGAAAAGCGGGCGTCGGCGCCGGCCGCGGCGGGCGCAAGGGTTTCGGCGGGGGCGGGCACGGCAGTCACGGTCGGGGCTCGTCGGCAAGGATCACGCGCGGATTATCCCAGAAACGAGCGTCTCGATTGGCACGCGATCGGTTTGCGCGCGCCGGGCGTGCAGGCGCGTTGTGCGTTGTCCGGGTGTGCCGGGGCGCCCGCAGGTCACAGGTGCGCGCTGCGCCCGCCGTCCACGGCGATGATCTGGCCGGTTATGTAGGGCGCATCGAACATGAGGAAGCTCACCGTGCGCGCGATGTCGGCGGCGCTGCCGACGCGCTTGAGCAGGGTGTGGGCGATGATGCGCTCGCGCTCGGCGGGCGGGAATTGCCCGTCCTCCGGCCAGTCGATCGGACCCGGGGAGACGCCGTTCACCCGCACCGCGGGTGCGAGCTCGATCGCCAGCGCGCGCGTGAGCGCGGCGAGTCCGCCCTTGGCGGCGCTGTAAACCGGATAGCGTTCGAGCGGCCGTTCGGCGTGGATGTCGACGATATTGACGATCGCGCCGCGGCCGC
This region of Thauera sp. JM12B12 genomic DNA includes:
- the ttcA gene encoding tRNA 2-thiocytidine(32) synthetase TtcA is translated as MPAPAETLAPAAAGADARFSNTFLRLKKKLERGVGEAIGDYNMIGDGDTVMVCVSGGKDSYTLLSCLLALRERAPVDFRIVAMNLDQKQPGFPDHVLPAYFESIGVEYRIVTEDTYSIVKDKIPEGKTTCSLCSRLRRGIIYRTAKEIGATRIALGHHRDDMLETLFLNMFFGGKIKAMPPKLVSDDGNHVVIRPLAYCTEADIARFARTMDFPIIPCNLCGSQENAQRKQIKAMLQGWARDYPGRIESLATSLKNVVPSHLADARLFDFVGLTQQTVVEEGDTAFDPIELPTAARAETVRLFRPGEAAD
- a CDS encoding PsiF family protein, with amino-acid sequence MKSIVGAVCATLAVLALTPSQAWANPQHERMKRCNAEAREQVLKGDARKAFMSTCLRGKHDAAAPAAPAAAQPALAPATGAGPEASAAAVSAAASPLAASAGVGGAAAPALAAADAPSVDDTARTKACNQSATEQSLRGAKRKAFIAECLKG
- a CDS encoding DedA family protein: MVSSDLATLGGLALSAFLAATLLPGGSEAVFAGVVVLRPELSLAALVTATTANTAGGMSTYLLGRLVPRKELTPRLAIVKRWGSLALVLSWVPLIGDALCAAAGVLRLNWFACLAWMALGKGLRYAALAWALS
- a CDS encoding RidA family protein, with translation MSDIERHGVTARYADAVIHAGVIHLVEVPATSATDIATQTREVLDSIDRQLQRLGSDRSRILMATIYLTDLADCAAMNAVWDAWIPPGSAPSRACVQVAGLVDPGWRIEIALTAAR
- a CDS encoding FHA domain-containing protein, translating into MSERKNLCVLVALHHWDGALADRLGEEEARHAAERCANRIERAIAAQGGRILTSEPAQTVAVFDRSDAGIQAASDAQQRIRNLPPLRGAHQPVRLGLHYGIVEGEANGVGAERVEPGGDGVQRARQLAGLCEPEQGLVSGTAVMVASSATRALVGAQPLSGPQWASLEWPVYALGHRSGLVTSIPGAARLSTRLRLRHQADVLFVEELRPVLLLGRELANDVSIMDPRASRQHARIERRREGFVLFDHSTNGTYVAIEGQPERHIKQDHIVLNRPGRLGCGFSADEVERDLVFFDIV